Genomic DNA from Sphingobium sp. V4:
GGCCCAGGGACAGGCGCTTTACCTCGCCCGAACTTGCCTTCTTCGTGCTGCTGGTCGCATTCGCCCTTGTCCAGATAGCGCTGGCCGCTTCGGCCTCGATGATTCGTGGCCCTGAAGACGGCAAGCAATTATATCGCGCCATTCTGAGCCTCTTCATGCCGTCCATCTACGTCGGGACCGGCGTTGCCGCGGTCCTCGTCGTCGCGGGCGATCTCGCCCAGCAGTTGCGGCGGCAGATGCGGCATGATCCCCTGACGCAGGTTCTCAACCGCCGCGGCCTGGATGAAGCGGCCGAACGGGCTATCGCGCAGGCCCGGCGCCATGGACGGCCGCTGGCGCTGGTCGTGTGCGATCTCGACGGGTTCAAGGCGCTGAACGACAGCCACGGACATATCGCCGGCGACCAGGCGTTGCAGGGTTTTGCCCAACTCCTGACCCTGGCCGTGCGCCGTGGCGACATAGTCGGTCGGATGGGCGGGGACGAATTCGGCCTTCTACTACAGGATTCGGACGCCCGCGCGGCTGCCGACGTCATGGAGCGGGTGCGCGCGGAAGTCAGTCACCTGTCACTTCCGCGCGTTCCGGATATGCGCCTGCGCGCCAGCTTCGGCGTTGCCGAGTTGGCGACCGGCGACATGCAACTGGAGGACATGGTCGCGCGCGCCGACGAGGCGCTTTATGCGGCGAAGAAGGACGGGAAGAACCGGGTCAGCATCGCGCGCAGCGCGGCCTGATCCGACCCTCTCATCGAAATGGCGGCTCGTTGAACGCTCGCAGCTTGCGGCTGTGCAGCTTCGCACCCTCTTGTCGCAGCAGTTCGCAGGTCATCAGGCCGACCCGCAGGTGGCCCGCGATCGCTTCCTCGTAAAAGCGGTTGGCCTGGCCGGGCAGCTTGAGTTCGCCATGGATCGGCTTGTCCGACACGCAGAGCAAGGTGCCGTAGGGCACGCGGAAGCGATAGCCCTGGGCCGCGATCGTCGCCGATTCCATGTCGATGCCGACCGCGCGCGACAGGCTGAACCGCAGCGCGGAACTGGAATAGCGCAATTCCCAGTTGCGGTCGTCGGTGGTGACGACGGTCCCTGTGCGCAGGCGGCGCTTGAAGTCCTCCGGATCATTGCCGCCCAATATGGCCTCGGCCGCCGTTTCCATCGCAACCTGGACTTCCGCGATTGCGGGCACCGGAATTTCCGGGGGCAGCATATCGTCCAGCACCTTGTCGTCGCGCAGATAGGCGTGGGCGAGGACATAGTCGCCGATCCGCTGGCTCGGACGCAGGCCGCCGCAATGGCCGATCATCAGCCAGGCTTCGGGACGCACGACCGCCAGGTGATCGCAGATCGTCTTGGCGTTGGCCGGGCCGACGCCGATATTCACCAGGGTGATGCCGCTGCGATCGGGGGCGATCAGGTGATAGGCCGGCATCTGGTGCTTGCGCCATGCGCTGTCGGCGATCATGCCGGCAGGGTCCGCCGTTTCGGGGGTGACATAGACGCCGCCCGCGCCCGAAAGGGCCGTGAACCGGCTCCCCTCGCGCTGCAACTCGCCACAGGCCCAGGTCACGAACTCATCGACGTAGCGGTGATAGTTGGTGAACAGAATGTAGCGTTGTACATGCTCCGCCGGCGTGCCGGTATAATGTTTGAGCCGCGCCAGCGAGAAGTCGGTGCGCAATCCGTCGAACAGCGCGAGAGGGCGGTCGCCGCCGGCATCGGGCATGAACAGGCCATCGGCGATCTCGTCGCCGATCTCCGCCAGTTCGGTCGCCGGGAAATAGCGCGCCAGTTCAGTCGGCGGCGTGCCGTCCAGCGCGCTTATGTCGAGCCCGTCAAGCACATAGGGGAAGGGGATCTGCTGGTCGCTCAGCCCGGCTTCGACTTCCACGCCATAATCGCGGACCAGCAGGTCGATCTGCTCGGCCAGATAGTCGGCGAACATGGCCGGCCTGGTCACCGTGGTCGCATAGCGGCCCGGCTTGGACAGGCGGGCAAAGGAACGGCCGGGGGGCGGTGCGTCGCTGTCGCTATGATGGGTGATCCGCAGTTCCGGATAACAAAAGCGCCGATCCGTGCGTGCGTGCGCCGGGGGGATGCTGCCATCGCGGGCATAGGCGCGCATCGCCTCACGCAGATTTTCGATGGATGTCTGATAGATGCGGTCGAGTTGCGCGACCGTTGCGCTGCCGATGCTTTGTGTCATCGCCTCCTGTTATCGCCTTTGCACGACAGAAGGAAGACATTGAAAGGAATGCGCGCCGGGCAACCGCCCGGCGCGCAACTGATCAGAGCTGTTCCAGCATATGATCGGCCGACGACACCTTGAAATCGCCAGGCGCTTCTACATTGATTTCGGCGACGATCCCGTCCTTGACGATCATGGAAAAGCGCTGGCCGCGCGTCCCCAGGCCGAACTTGCTGCCGTCCATGGTGAGGCCGACGGCCTGCGCGAAATCGGCATTGCCGTCCGCGAGCATCGTCACCTTGCCGTCGGCGCCTGCCGACTTGCCCCAGGCACCCATGACGAACGCGTCGTTTACAGCGGTGCAGGCGATCTCGTCGACACCCTTGGCTTTGAGCGCCTCGGCCTTCTCGATGTAGCCGGGCAGGTGCTTGGCCGAGCAGGTCGGGGTGAAGGCGCCGGGGACGGAAAAGATGGCGACGGTCTTGCCGGCGAAATAATCTTCGGACGGGACGGCCTCCGGGCCGTTTTCTGTCATCTTGGTAAAGGTCGTGCTGGGAAGGCGGTCGCCCTTGGATATGGTCATGGTATGTCTCCTGGCCTGTAACGCGCCGCGGAGGTCGTGCCTGGAGCGTCGACTGTCAAGGCATGGGACGGAATATGTCGCAATGCCCCGTTGCTGCGATCACTCGTCCTTGGCAAGCGACTGCGGTGGGTTATATTCGACCCATGAACGATGCGCGCTTCTTTGGTGGGCATTTCCTGCTCGCCCTTCCCGGTATGCAGGACATGCGGTTCGATCATTCGGTGATCGCCCTGTGTGTGCATGATGCGCAAGGCGCCCTTGGCATTGCCGTGGGCGAGGAAATGGAGGGGGTGCGGTTGCGCGACCTGCTCGACAGTTTCGACATAGACGGCAGTGCGGTGCCCGATGTTCCGGTGCTGCGTGGTGGCCCGGTGGAGCCCCGCCGGGGCTTCGTGCTGCACTCGCTCGACTGGGGTGGGCAGGACATGGTTCAGGTCAGCGACTTCTGGGGGCTGTCCGGGTCGCTGGACATCCTGAAGGCGATAGCGGAAGGGCGCGGCCCTCGGCGCTATCTGGTCGCATTGGGCTATGCGGGATGGGGCGCCGGCCAACTGGAACAGGAAATGACCGGCGAAAGCTGGTTTCTCGCGCCCGGCGACGGGGATCTGCTGTTCGACACGCCGACCCGCCGCCGATGGTCTGCGATCTTTGCCGCCGCGGGTATCGATTCGTCCCATCTTGTGAGTGGCGCCGGATCGGCCTGATCCCTCTTAGGAGGTACATAAAGAAAACTTTATATTGAGT
This window encodes:
- a CDS encoding peroxiredoxin; the encoded protein is MTISKGDRLPSTTFTKMTENGPEAVPSEDYFAGKTVAIFSVPGAFTPTCSAKHLPGYIEKAEALKAKGVDEIACTAVNDAFVMGAWGKSAGADGKVTMLADGNADFAQAVGLTMDGSKFGLGTRGQRFSMIVKDGIVAEINVEAPGDFKVSSADHMLEQL
- a CDS encoding AMP nucleosidase; protein product: MTQSIGSATVAQLDRIYQTSIENLREAMRAYARDGSIPPAHARTDRRFCYPELRITHHSDSDAPPPGRSFARLSKPGRYATTVTRPAMFADYLAEQIDLLVRDYGVEVEAGLSDQQIPFPYVLDGLDISALDGTPPTELARYFPATELAEIGDEIADGLFMPDAGGDRPLALFDGLRTDFSLARLKHYTGTPAEHVQRYILFTNYHRYVDEFVTWACGELQREGSRFTALSGAGGVYVTPETADPAGMIADSAWRKHQMPAYHLIAPDRSGITLVNIGVGPANAKTICDHLAVVRPEAWLMIGHCGGLRPSQRIGDYVLAHAYLRDDKVLDDMLPPEIPVPAIAEVQVAMETAAEAILGGNDPEDFKRRLRTGTVVTTDDRNWELRYSSSALRFSLSRAVGIDMESATIAAQGYRFRVPYGTLLCVSDKPIHGELKLPGQANRFYEEAIAGHLRVGLMTCELLRQEGAKLHSRKLRAFNEPPFR
- a CDS encoding YqgE/AlgH family protein → MNDARFFGGHFLLALPGMQDMRFDHSVIALCVHDAQGALGIAVGEEMEGVRLRDLLDSFDIDGSAVPDVPVLRGGPVEPRRGFVLHSLDWGGQDMVQVSDFWGLSGSLDILKAIAEGRGPRRYLVALGYAGWGAGQLEQEMTGESWFLAPGDGDLLFDTPTRRRWSAIFAAAGIDSSHLVSGAGSA
- a CDS encoding GGDEF domain-containing protein, coding for MSVSAVILSLLFGTSIVMAIAMAVAWLHFGRQKHVLTWTASYAVAVLQWLANAGGYFLQNRPLFVIAGIGLVTSATLLAIGIRQRSGRLVSIRLFAIPALLAIVATAIAISPIGSQVMQGMITPAYVGVLMAISAASLWPRDRRFTSPELAFFVLLVAFALVQIALAASASMIRGPEDGKQLYRAILSLFMPSIYVGTGVAAVLVVAGDLAQQLRRQMRHDPLTQVLNRRGLDEAAERAIAQARRHGRPLALVVCDLDGFKALNDSHGHIAGDQALQGFAQLLTLAVRRGDIVGRMGGDEFGLLLQDSDARAAADVMERVRAEVSHLSLPRVPDMRLRASFGVAELATGDMQLEDMVARADEALYAAKKDGKNRVSIARSAA